The following proteins are encoded in a genomic region of Desulfosoma sp.:
- a CDS encoding sirohydrochlorin cobaltochelatase: protein MMTRFLGNAFSFLGMLVVLSVVLGSVGAGTAMGKQKSGQEVKPVILVVAFGTSVPEAQKAYDAIDQQIAKAFPSMEKRWAYTSSIIRKKLRSQGTFIDSPETALAKLMEDGYTHVAVMSLHVIPGAEFHDLYMNARLFTQMAGGFKKVTFARPLLSSAEDMLETVRAMAESVPSERRPEEPVIFMGHGSEHHPADTVYVAMEAYFRKHDKNMFLATVDGSPTFDEVLAGLQNRGVKKAYLVPFMVVAGDHARNDMAGDDPDSWKSQLAAKGIKAVPVFRGMGEIPAVVNIWIRHLRSAVDALGIP from the coding sequence ATGATGACACGGTTCCTGGGAAATGCATTTTCTTTTCTGGGCATGCTGGTTGTGCTGTCGGTGGTTTTGGGAAGCGTGGGGGCGGGGACGGCTATGGGAAAACAGAAATCCGGACAAGAAGTGAAACCTGTCATCCTTGTGGTGGCTTTTGGAACAAGTGTGCCGGAAGCTCAAAAAGCCTATGACGCCATCGACCAGCAGATCGCAAAAGCTTTTCCATCCATGGAAAAGCGCTGGGCCTACACCTCCAGCATTATTCGAAAAAAACTTCGATCTCAGGGAACATTCATTGATTCTCCGGAAACGGCCTTAGCCAAACTCATGGAGGACGGCTACACGCACGTCGCCGTCATGTCCCTGCATGTGATTCCGGGAGCTGAATTTCATGATCTTTACATGAACGCCCGCCTGTTCACGCAAATGGCGGGCGGCTTTAAGAAGGTCACTTTCGCTCGCCCCTTGCTTTCATCAGCCGAGGACATGCTTGAAACGGTACGGGCGATGGCTGAAAGTGTGCCTTCCGAACGTCGGCCTGAAGAACCAGTGATTTTCATGGGGCATGGAAGTGAACATCATCCCGCGGACACGGTCTATGTGGCCATGGAGGCCTATTTTAGAAAACACGATAAAAACATGTTCCTTGCCACCGTCGACGGCTCTCCCACCTTTGACGAGGTTCTGGCTGGCTTGCAAAACCGTGGCGTGAAGAAAGCCTATCTTGTTCCCTTTATGGTCGTGGCCGGCGATCATGCTCGCAACGACATGGCAGGGGATGATCCCGACAGTTGGAAATCTCAACTGGCGGCCAAAGGCATCAAGGCCGTTCCCGTTTTTCGCGGCATGGGAGAAATTCCGGCAGTGGTCAATATTTGGATTCGTCACCTGCGCTCTGCCGTGGACGCTTTGGGAATACCGTAA
- a CDS encoding epoxyqueuosine reductase, producing MRSEWHQIIEDRIQLWADRHGGRSYWRLPACVGIAHVHDPLFEKLRLVTTPDHALPQDLLANAVSVIVFFLPFQESLAKENHKEKPYAARSWAEAYVATNALIAEISSAMHDRLAQEGYESAVTPATHNFDEKRLVSRWSHKHLGYIAGLGTFGIHHQLITEQGACGRLGSLVTSKPIEPTPRQPAEYCLAKSGHTCEVCVRRCVYGALTADGLDRHRCYAQLLENDRHYNDLPLVDVCGKCVANVPCSYGIPKASTAERR from the coding sequence ATGAGGTCAGAATGGCATCAAATCATTGAAGACCGAATCCAGCTTTGGGCCGACCGTCATGGCGGCCGTTCCTATTGGAGGCTTCCGGCATGTGTCGGGATCGCTCACGTTCATGATCCTCTTTTTGAAAAACTTCGGCTCGTGACCACACCCGATCACGCCTTGCCTCAAGACCTGCTTGCCAACGCCGTTTCCGTGATCGTATTTTTTCTTCCTTTTCAAGAAAGCCTTGCCAAGGAAAATCATAAGGAAAAACCCTACGCGGCTCGATCCTGGGCCGAAGCCTACGTGGCCACCAACGCTTTGATCGCCGAAATTTCGTCGGCTATGCACGATCGTCTGGCCCAAGAAGGCTACGAGAGCGCCGTGACGCCGGCGACGCACAATTTCGACGAAAAACGATTGGTGAGCCGGTGGTCTCATAAGCACCTCGGCTACATCGCCGGATTGGGAACTTTTGGAATCCACCATCAGCTTATTACGGAACAGGGGGCGTGCGGCCGACTAGGAAGCCTGGTGACATCCAAGCCCATAGAGCCGACACCACGCCAACCCGCGGAGTATTGCCTCGCCAAATCCGGCCATACCTGCGAGGTATGTGTGCGTCGCTGCGTTTACGGCGCGCTCACCGCCGACGGTCTGGACCGACATCGCTGTTACGCCCAACTTTTGGAAAATGATCGTCATTACAACGATCTTCCCTTGGTGGACGTCTGCGGGAAATGCGTGGCGAACGTGCCCTGCAGTTACGGTATTCCCAAAGCGTCCACGGCAGAGCGCAGGTGA
- a CDS encoding tetratricopeptide repeat protein yields the protein MNPPHDPPDRQPDRDQVLIWMHQGDQACSHRHFIKAIRYYQQALDLARRHGFRDLQGRLCRDLGYLYLHHHATEKARNLLQEGLEVCADDSVLCFGLLSNLVSVSMLENDYRQGLARLDEALKVFEKAYPKMNRAPFDLMASYAALYRLRRSLRRIVALLDEGVNPERIRVIYRLAPPPWDPKG from the coding sequence GTGAACCCTCCTCATGACCCCCCGGACCGGCAGCCGGATCGAGATCAAGTTTTGATCTGGATGCATCAAGGGGATCAGGCCTGCAGCCATCGTCATTTCATCAAAGCCATTCGTTATTATCAGCAGGCTTTGGATCTGGCGAGGCGCCATGGTTTTCGGGATCTTCAAGGCCGCCTCTGTCGGGATCTGGGCTATCTTTACCTGCATCATCACGCCACGGAGAAGGCTCGAAACCTTCTTCAAGAAGGCCTGGAAGTGTGTGCCGACGATTCCGTCCTGTGTTTTGGCCTTTTGAGCAACCTCGTTTCCGTCTCCATGTTGGAAAACGACTATCGCCAGGGGTTGGCACGATTGGATGAAGCTTTGAAAGTCTTTGAAAAGGCTTATCCCAAGATGAACCGAGCCCCTTTCGACTTGATGGCTTCTTACGCCGCCCTTTATAGACTCAGGCGCAGTCTTCGACGTATCGTGGCCCTTTTGGATGAAGGGGTCAATCCGGAAAGAATTCGAGTGATCTATCGCCTGGCTCCCCCTCCTTGGGATCCCAAAGGATGA
- a CDS encoding lysylphosphatidylglycerol synthase transmembrane domain-containing protein produces the protein MVSVLARRRIRLWIATLVGGALFTFVIWQADFPVLSKRLSEIEPLWAVTALGASVVSYVFMGMVLFELLKTLDHRRPMGLVLSLSLVSCCVNYLMPVGGLSGLALKVYLLSQQRIPASRTLSISMVHGFLTNTVAVLLIYLGFFYLYGHTQLHAKQLGIAVLVMGFALLFTWVTFQILISPTFRRRMWDLSLRAFHRFALILKKPQWIFPKKAEVFFQNFDESMTLVLQNTSRLAGPVVYAALDWLFMFLCLKFSFKAVGCAVSLNELAVGFSVGIFAGLFSITPVSLGMMEGSMAGAFYLLGKDYNQALLAVLLYRFAYYWLPLAVSFLVSRHVFPYLQLHEPA, from the coding sequence ATGGTGAGTGTGCTTGCGCGTCGTCGCATCCGCTTATGGATCGCCACCCTCGTGGGGGGTGCTCTTTTTACTTTTGTCATCTGGCAAGCGGATTTTCCCGTTCTGTCCAAAAGGCTTAGTGAAATTGAGCCATTGTGGGCCGTGACAGCCCTCGGAGCCAGTGTGGTCAGTTATGTATTCATGGGCATGGTGCTTTTTGAGCTGCTGAAAACCCTGGATCATCGCCGTCCTATGGGGTTGGTCCTTTCCCTCTCCCTTGTTTCCTGCTGCGTTAACTACCTCATGCCCGTCGGCGGACTTAGCGGTCTTGCCTTGAAAGTCTACCTTCTCAGCCAACAACGCATCCCCGCCAGCCGCACCCTGAGCATTTCCATGGTCCATGGATTCTTGACCAATACCGTCGCCGTTCTTTTGATCTATCTCGGTTTTTTTTATCTTTACGGACACACGCAGCTTCACGCCAAACAATTGGGAATAGCCGTCCTGGTGATGGGGTTCGCTTTGCTCTTCACCTGGGTTACCTTTCAGATTCTCATCAGCCCTACCTTTCGTCGTCGAATGTGGGACTTGAGCCTTCGAGCTTTTCATCGGTTCGCCTTGATCCTTAAAAAACCTCAATGGATTTTTCCCAAGAAGGCGGAAGTGTTTTTTCAGAATTTTGATGAAAGCATGACGCTAGTGTTGCAGAACACCTCTCGGCTTGCAGGGCCTGTTGTCTACGCGGCCTTAGACTGGTTGTTCATGTTTTTGTGTCTCAAGTTCTCCTTCAAAGCCGTCGGATGTGCCGTATCTTTGAACGAACTGGCCGTAGGGTTTTCTGTCGGAATCTTTGCCGGGTTGTTTTCCATCACGCCCGTTTCCCTTGGAATGATGGAAGGGTCCATGGCCGGGGCCTTTTATCTTTTGGGTAAAGACTACAACCAAGCTCTTTTGGCCGTGCTCTTGTATCGGTTCGCCTACTATTGGCTGCCTTTGGCTGTGAGTTTTCTGGTGAGCCGACACGTATTTCCCTATCTACAGCTTCACGAGCCCGCATGA
- a CDS encoding HDOD domain-containing protein, translating to MAAKHHEYSPEEVLAMVGTIPTFPNAVSQLMKQLKDPDTDLDEIASTISGDPGLCVQVLRMANSPLYRPGFSSPITLSIFRAVQLLGRKVMVSAVLSHALRGMIRHSSLAEKLLWEHAIACAVITAEVVRLMGSKNVETAYVCGLLHDVGKMIMCLKFPGDMHAILEDQYNQPLDEDSVLSSVAMERERLGIDHSRVGAVCLNVWQCGEEAAVASAYHHRPKDAGGRSVWPAVVRLADLFSHKMEYGPIRRPLMDLGPLERALRLDRSQMGQYLERWRSKIEETLLTFS from the coding sequence ATGGCAGCGAAACACCATGAATATTCCCCCGAAGAAGTGCTTGCCATGGTGGGAACCATTCCCACCTTTCCCAACGCCGTCTCTCAGCTCATGAAACAGCTCAAAGATCCGGACACCGACCTCGATGAGATTGCTTCCACGATTTCCGGAGATCCCGGCTTGTGCGTCCAGGTGTTGCGCATGGCCAATTCCCCCTTATACAGACCCGGGTTCTCTTCACCGATAACCCTGAGCATTTTCCGGGCTGTACAGTTGCTAGGGCGAAAGGTCATGGTATCCGCTGTTTTGAGCCATGCCCTGCGAGGCATGATTCGCCATTCGTCCCTGGCGGAAAAACTGCTTTGGGAACACGCCATAGCGTGTGCTGTCATCACCGCCGAAGTCGTCCGTCTCATGGGATCCAAGAACGTAGAAACCGCCTACGTGTGCGGGCTTTTACACGACGTTGGTAAGATGATCATGTGCCTAAAGTTTCCGGGAGACATGCACGCCATTTTGGAAGACCAGTACAACCAGCCTTTGGACGAAGACTCGGTCCTTTCTTCCGTGGCCATGGAAAGAGAACGTCTTGGTATCGACCATAGCCGCGTCGGTGCCGTGTGCCTCAATGTCTGGCAGTGCGGCGAGGAAGCCGCCGTCGCCTCTGCCTATCACCACCGCCCAAAAGATGCCGGAGGAAGGTCTGTCTGGCCCGCCGTGGTCCGCCTGGCTGACCTTTTCTCCCATAAAATGGAATACGGCCCCATTCGTCGCCCTCTGATGGATCTCGGGCCCCTGGAAAGAGCCCTACGTCTTGACCGTTCCCAAATGGGTCAATACTTGGAACGCTGGCGTAGCAAGATTGAGGAAACCCTCCTCACCTTTTCTTAA
- a CDS encoding pyridoxal-phosphate dependent enzyme, translating into MEKYFREFMDQVNMLAVFKARRVLQRVLPPTLLARYERLSADLGADIYIKHENHLPTNSFKVRGAVNFMAHVTPEIERSGIVVATRGNHGMAVAWAAREKGIFCNVVVPEGNDPEINAEITSYGAQLIVKGADFYEAQDYCEELAENAGYYYLRQGNDPHLITGTAVMGLEIFEELPEVEVILMPIGGGTGCAALATVIRGINPNVELIGVQAQNVPSFYESWKRKEKVTVPSAHTVADGLAARSVFEVPFLLLKDVVSDVVLLTEEELIDGVRLALRYTHNLAEVAGAAALAAAYKIRERLAGKKVVVVMTGGNMTYGKLEKILAEHGAG; encoded by the coding sequence ATGGAAAAGTATTTTCGAGAGTTCATGGATCAGGTGAACATGTTGGCCGTATTTAAGGCTCGACGTGTGCTGCAGCGTGTCCTGCCTCCAACCCTTTTGGCCCGTTATGAAAGGCTTTCTGCGGACTTGGGGGCGGATATTTATATAAAACATGAAAACCATTTGCCCACCAATTCCTTTAAAGTACGTGGCGCTGTGAATTTTATGGCCCATGTCACTCCGGAGATTGAGCGCTCGGGCATTGTGGTGGCGACTCGAGGCAACCACGGCATGGCGGTGGCTTGGGCGGCTCGAGAGAAGGGCATCTTTTGCAATGTGGTAGTGCCTGAAGGCAATGATCCGGAAATCAACGCCGAGATTACCTCTTATGGGGCGCAGCTCATTGTCAAGGGGGCTGACTTTTACGAAGCCCAGGATTACTGCGAGGAGTTGGCGGAAAATGCCGGCTACTATTATCTCAGACAGGGTAACGATCCCCACTTGATCACCGGCACGGCGGTTATGGGTTTGGAGATTTTTGAAGAACTGCCGGAGGTGGAGGTAATCCTTATGCCTATTGGAGGCGGCACGGGGTGTGCGGCTCTGGCCACGGTGATTCGCGGCATCAATCCCAACGTGGAGCTCATCGGGGTGCAGGCCCAGAACGTGCCTTCCTTTTACGAATCATGGAAGCGTAAAGAAAAAGTCACGGTGCCTTCGGCGCACACCGTCGCGGATGGGCTGGCGGCTCGATCGGTTTTTGAGGTTCCCTTTTTGCTTCTAAAAGATGTCGTCAGCGATGTGGTGTTGCTGACGGAAGAGGAGCTCATCGATGGGGTGCGGCTGGCTTTGCGCTACACCCACAATCTGGCGGAAGTGGCCGGAGCGGCGGCTCTAGCGGCGGCTTACAAGATTCGAGAACGTCTTGCAGGTAAAAAAGTTGTGGTGGTCATGACGGGTGGCAACATGACTTACGGAAAGCTGGAAAAGATACTGGCCGAACACGGGGCTGGATGA
- the pyrR gene encoding bifunctional pyr operon transcriptional regulator/uracil phosphoribosyltransferase PyrR, which translates to MEAQAHDHVVMETDAMSRALERIAQDIYQEADDPSILALVGIHTRGVFLARRLGKILQKKYGLNVPIGTLDINLYRDDWSRLHIQPKVRATVLPFSLEDKDIVLVDDVLFTGRTIRAALDALMDYGRPKRVRVAALVDRGHRELPICAHFVGLELKTRPDQQVNVYLEEKDGADKVVLEGRSAA; encoded by the coding sequence ATGGAAGCACAGGCACACGATCATGTGGTTATGGAAACCGACGCGATGAGTCGAGCTCTCGAGCGCATCGCTCAGGACATTTATCAGGAAGCCGATGACCCTTCCATTTTGGCCCTTGTGGGAATCCACACGAGAGGAGTCTTTCTGGCACGGCGTTTAGGGAAGATTTTGCAAAAGAAATACGGCCTTAACGTGCCCATTGGGACCCTGGACATTAATCTCTACCGTGACGACTGGTCCCGACTACACATTCAACCAAAGGTACGTGCCACAGTGCTTCCTTTTTCCTTGGAAGACAAAGACATCGTCCTGGTCGATGACGTCCTTTTTACCGGGCGGACCATTCGCGCAGCTCTGGATGCCCTCATGGATTACGGTCGGCCGAAAAGGGTTCGCGTGGCCGCTTTGGTGGATCGCGGCCATCGAGAATTGCCCATCTGTGCCCATTTCGTGGGTCTGGAGCTGAAAACTCGACCCGATCAACAAGTGAACGTCTACCTGGAAGAAAAGGACGGTGCGGACAAAGTGGTGCTGGAAGGCCGCTCGGCAGCCTAA
- a CDS encoding phenylacetate--CoA ligase — protein MIYDMEYETLPREALEAIQLRRLQTTLQRVYATVPFYRRRFDEVGFKPSDLRSLEDLRRVPFTTKQDLRDNYPYGLFAVPMENVVRIHASSGTTGKPTVVGYTARDIETWATLMARSLSAAGATRGDIIHNAYGYGLFTGGLGVHYGAEKLGASVIPISGGNTKRQIMIMKDFGATILTCTPSYALHLAEVAHEMGVDFKDLKFKAGLFGAEPWSEKMREEIERKLHLSALDIYGLSEVIGPGVAVECLEAKAGLHIFEDHFIPEIIDPNTGEVLPPGSTGELVFTSITKEAFPVIRYRTRDITSLNTEPCLCGRTFVRMNRVSGRSDDMLIIRGVNVFPSQIESVLMEIQGVEPHYQLVVDREDNLDKLTVLVEVGESAFSDKVKTLQDLEKLITKNIKEYLGVSAKVKLVEPKTIARSEGKAVRVIDNRKL, from the coding sequence ATGATCTACGACATGGAATACGAAACCCTACCGCGAGAGGCTTTGGAGGCCATTCAGTTAAGGCGTTTGCAGACCACACTGCAGCGCGTGTACGCTACGGTTCCTTTTTACAGAAGGCGCTTTGATGAAGTGGGGTTCAAGCCTTCGGACCTCAGGAGTCTTGAAGATTTAAGGCGTGTCCCTTTCACGACCAAACAGGACCTTCGAGACAATTATCCTTACGGGCTTTTTGCGGTCCCCATGGAAAACGTGGTGCGCATTCATGCCTCTTCAGGCACCACAGGAAAGCCTACCGTTGTCGGCTATACGGCTCGAGACATCGAAACCTGGGCCACACTTATGGCGCGATCCCTTTCCGCCGCCGGGGCTACTCGAGGCGACATCATTCACAATGCCTATGGTTACGGCTTGTTCACCGGAGGTCTAGGGGTTCATTACGGAGCGGAAAAGCTGGGCGCTTCGGTGATTCCTATCTCCGGTGGAAACACCAAACGCCAGATCATGATCATGAAGGATTTCGGAGCCACCATACTTACATGCACTCCGTCTTACGCTCTGCATTTGGCCGAAGTTGCTCACGAAATGGGTGTGGATTTCAAAGACCTCAAGTTCAAAGCGGGTCTTTTCGGTGCGGAACCTTGGTCGGAAAAGATGCGCGAGGAAATTGAAAGAAAACTTCATTTGAGTGCCCTGGACATCTACGGCCTTAGTGAAGTTATCGGCCCTGGTGTGGCCGTGGAATGTTTGGAAGCCAAAGCGGGTTTACACATCTTTGAAGACCATTTCATTCCAGAAATCATTGATCCCAATACAGGAGAGGTGTTGCCGCCTGGATCGACGGGTGAGCTTGTCTTCACCTCCATCACCAAGGAAGCTTTTCCCGTGATTCGTTACCGGACTCGGGACATCACCAGCCTGAACACGGAACCCTGTCTTTGTGGTCGCACTTTTGTGCGCATGAACCGTGTGAGCGGTCGAAGCGATGACATGCTCATTATACGGGGCGTGAACGTCTTTCCATCCCAGATTGAAAGTGTGCTCATGGAAATCCAGGGGGTTGAACCCCATTATCAGCTCGTTGTGGACCGTGAGGACAATTTGGACAAGCTGACGGTTCTTGTGGAAGTGGGCGAGTCCGCTTTTTCGGACAAGGTGAAAACCCTTCAGGATCTGGAAAAGCTCATCACCAAGAATATCAAGGAGTATCTTGGTGTGTCTGCCAAAGTGAAACTGGTGGAACCCAAGACCATCGCTCGAAGCGAAGGCAAGGCTGTTCGAGTGATCGATAATCGGAAACTGTAA
- a CDS encoding ACT domain-containing protein, with product MRVEQISVFLENKAGRLAEVTRVLSEAGVNIRALSLADTSDFGILRLIVNDNEKAKEALKANGFTVGKTDVVAVEVEDRPGGLHRILDILRKAGINVEYMYAFVQQSGDNAVIIFRFDNLDEAVRVLTDNGVTVINGSKVYTM from the coding sequence ATGAGAGTGGAACAGATTTCGGTTTTTTTGGAAAACAAGGCAGGGCGCCTGGCGGAAGTGACTCGAGTTTTGTCGGAAGCCGGCGTGAACATTCGAGCCCTGTCTCTGGCGGACACCTCAGATTTCGGAATCTTGCGCCTCATCGTCAACGACAACGAAAAGGCCAAGGAGGCTTTGAAGGCCAACGGTTTCACCGTGGGCAAAACAGACGTGGTCGCTGTGGAAGTGGAAGATCGACCTGGAGGGTTGCACAGGATTTTGGACATTCTAAGAAAGGCGGGCATCAACGTGGAATACATGTACGCCTTTGTGCAGCAAAGCGGCGACAATGCCGTGATCATCTTCCGCTTTGATAATTTGGACGAAGCTGTTCGTGTGCTCACGGACAACGGCGTCACCGTGATCAACGGCAGCAAGGTCTACACCATGTAG
- a CDS encoding ABC transporter substrate-binding protein yields the protein MKGKARPWISWMAAAAVMLAWMAGPKTLFGAEPYKIGGVFSITGSSSFLGDPEKKSLEMAVDEINARGGIDGRPVEAVIYDTEGDPTKAVLAVNKLISKDNVLAIIGPSLTPTTLAVIPIVERVQVPLISCAAGIQIVEPVKPYVFKTAQSDVLAVATIYKHMQKHGIKKIGILSVTNAFGVSGRDQLVKQAPEYGITIVKEEAYGANDTDMTAQLTKIKGENPDAVVCWGTNPGPAVVAKNMRQLGLTFPLYQSHGVASPKFIELAGEAAEGIRLPTGKILVADLLPDSDPQKVVLTAYITEYNKRYGGGVSGFGGYAYDAMQILAKALQGTGGDKAKIRDNLEKISNHVGISGIFNMTPQDHNGLGPEAFVMVEIRNGTWKLVD from the coding sequence ATGAAAGGCAAGGCAAGACCGTGGATTTCTTGGATGGCGGCCGCAGCGGTGATGCTGGCATGGATGGCGGGGCCGAAGACTCTCTTTGGCGCCGAGCCGTACAAGATCGGAGGAGTTTTTTCCATCACGGGCTCTTCCTCTTTTCTCGGAGATCCCGAGAAGAAAAGCCTCGAGATGGCCGTCGATGAAATCAATGCACGAGGCGGCATTGACGGACGACCGGTGGAAGCTGTCATCTACGATACGGAAGGCGATCCTACAAAGGCGGTCCTGGCCGTCAACAAGCTCATCAGCAAAGACAATGTGCTGGCCATTATCGGCCCCAGCCTGACCCCCACCACCTTGGCTGTGATACCCATTGTGGAACGAGTTCAGGTGCCGCTCATCAGTTGCGCTGCGGGGATTCAAATCGTGGAACCCGTCAAACCCTACGTGTTCAAAACGGCCCAAAGCGATGTTCTGGCAGTGGCCACCATTTACAAGCACATGCAAAAACATGGCATTAAAAAGATCGGCATTCTGTCTGTGACCAACGCCTTTGGAGTGAGCGGTCGAGATCAGCTGGTCAAGCAAGCACCCGAGTACGGCATCACCATTGTCAAGGAAGAAGCTTACGGCGCCAACGATACAGACATGACGGCTCAGCTGACGAAGATTAAAGGAGAAAATCCTGATGCCGTGGTCTGCTGGGGCACCAATCCCGGACCTGCCGTGGTGGCCAAAAACATGCGCCAGCTGGGTCTTACTTTTCCGCTTTATCAGAGCCATGGGGTGGCTTCTCCCAAGTTCATTGAACTAGCCGGGGAAGCTGCCGAAGGGATTCGCCTGCCCACCGGAAAAATTCTCGTGGCCGATCTCCTGCCGGACTCCGATCCGCAAAAAGTCGTGCTGACTGCATACATCACCGAATACAACAAGCGTTATGGAGGCGGCGTTTCAGGTTTTGGAGGTTACGCCTATGACGCCATGCAGATACTAGCCAAGGCCCTTCAGGGGACCGGTGGGGACAAGGCCAAGATTCGCGACAATCTAGAAAAGATTTCCAACCATGTGGGGATCAGCGGCATCTTTAACATGACGCCTCAGGATCATAACGGCTTGGGGCCCGAAGCCTTTGTCATGGTTGAAATTCGCAATGGCACATGGAAACTTGTGGACTAA
- a CDS encoding branched-chain amino acid ABC transporter permease encodes MGEFLQFLFTGVTTGAIYGLIALGFNVLYNATDLVNFAQGEWVMLGGLLFYSLGVSLGWPMVAAFAIAVLLVALLGLLLERAALRPVKKPEPITLIIITVGASIFLRGVAMRLWGKDPYSVPPITASVEPVRLWGAALMPQSLWILGVVVVLMTGLHLFTKRTLTGKAMEACAIHRNAAWILGIPSERMILLAFALSAALGAVGGVIIAPITMPSYDMGTMLGLKGFCAAMLGGLGSHWGAALGGVLLGVLESLGVGYFSSGIKDAIAFLVLLIILIVRPSGLLGASAVKRF; translated from the coding sequence ATGGGTGAATTCCTTCAGTTTCTCTTTACAGGCGTCACCACCGGGGCCATCTACGGCTTAATCGCTCTGGGCTTCAATGTGCTCTACAACGCCACGGATCTTGTCAATTTCGCTCAAGGCGAATGGGTGATGCTCGGCGGCCTGCTGTTTTACAGCCTGGGCGTATCCTTGGGATGGCCCATGGTGGCAGCTTTTGCCATCGCTGTCCTTCTGGTGGCTCTGTTGGGGCTTCTCCTGGAAAGAGCGGCGCTTCGGCCGGTCAAGAAACCGGAACCGATCACCCTCATTATTATCACCGTTGGGGCGAGCATCTTTCTTCGAGGAGTGGCCATGCGTCTGTGGGGTAAGGATCCTTACAGCGTGCCGCCCATCACGGCTTCCGTGGAGCCTGTTCGCCTATGGGGGGCGGCGCTCATGCCCCAGAGCTTATGGATTTTAGGTGTTGTTGTGGTCCTGATGACGGGCTTGCATCTTTTCACAAAGCGCACCTTGACCGGCAAGGCCATGGAAGCCTGCGCCATTCATCGAAACGCCGCATGGATTCTGGGTATTCCCAGTGAACGCATGATCCTTTTGGCTTTCGCTCTAAGTGCGGCCTTGGGGGCTGTCGGTGGCGTCATTATTGCCCCTATCACCATGCCCAGCTATGACATGGGTACCATGTTAGGGTTGAAAGGGTTCTGTGCGGCCATGCTGGGAGGTCTCGGAAGCCATTGGGGAGCAGCCTTGGGAGGCGTGCTCTTAGGTGTTCTGGAATCCTTGGGGGTGGGTTATTTCTCTTCGGGCATCAAGGACGCCATTGCGTTTCTCGTGCTCCTGATCATTTTGATTGTGCGTCCGTCGGGGCTTCTGGGAGCCTCAGCAGTGAAGCGGTTTTAG
- a CDS encoding branched-chain amino acid ABC transporter permease, translating into MGSVKRLGSTTAFALGVTTVGLWTKNPYVQQLLIIIGIHTLLALGLNMLMGYAGQISLGHAAFFGMGAYGTGILTTHFQWSPLASLPLVLVAACFLGYLIGRPVLRLSGYYLAMGTLGLGIIAHVIFREWDTFTGGASGLVGIPPLTFGPVMIMLGTSGFYTVWGTVLLFFVLCGRVVNSRVGWALRALGDSQKAAAACGIHTAHLKALIFSFSAMMAALAGYLYAHLLGFISPSSFDFLMSIRMVTMVVIGGMASIWGSLLGASVITLLPEWLHVFSDYEMMVYGLILMVVMIFLPQGLTRGVLDAVQQARSHTHRNIRGAQEASASRKGEEV; encoded by the coding sequence GTGGGTTCCGTGAAGAGGTTAGGGTCGACCACCGCTTTTGCACTGGGGGTGACGACCGTTGGGTTATGGACAAAGAATCCCTATGTTCAGCAACTTCTTATTATTATTGGTATTCACACTTTGTTAGCCCTGGGTCTGAACATGCTTATGGGGTATGCCGGCCAGATTTCTTTGGGGCATGCGGCTTTTTTCGGTATGGGAGCCTACGGTACGGGCATTCTCACCACCCATTTTCAATGGTCCCCATTGGCATCCCTGCCTCTGGTGTTGGTCGCAGCGTGTTTTTTGGGCTACCTTATCGGACGACCTGTGCTTCGCCTTTCCGGTTATTACCTGGCCATGGGAACCCTTGGTTTGGGTATCATCGCTCATGTCATTTTTCGCGAATGGGATACCTTTACGGGAGGAGCTTCCGGTCTGGTGGGGATTCCTCCATTGACCTTCGGCCCCGTGATGATAATGCTTGGCACTAGCGGCTTCTACACCGTCTGGGGAACGGTCCTTTTGTTTTTCGTCCTATGCGGCCGTGTGGTGAATTCCCGTGTGGGATGGGCGTTGCGCGCCTTGGGAGATAGTCAGAAAGCTGCGGCCGCCTGCGGAATCCATACAGCGCACCTCAAAGCCCTGATCTTTTCGTTCAGCGCAATGATGGCCGCCTTAGCCGGATACCTGTACGCTCATCTTTTGGGATTCATTAGCCCGAGTTCCTTTGATTTTCTTATGTCCATTCGCATGGTCACCATGGTGGTGATCGGAGGGATGGCCAGCATTTGGGGATCGCTGCTGGGAGCTTCTGTCATCACGCTGCTTCCGGAATGGCTTCACGTGTTTTCCGACTACGAGATGATGGTGTACGGTTTGATCCTTATGGTCGTCATGATTTTTTTACCTCAAGGACTGACTCGAGGCGTCCTGGATGCCGTGCAGCAGGCTCGATCCCACACTCACCGCAACATCAGGGGGGCTCAAGAGGCGTCCGCTTCGAGGAAGGGAGAAGAAGTGTGA